One window of the Crassaminicella thermophila genome contains the following:
- a CDS encoding O-methyltransferase yields MSNIVNYLVERYIRDTLPKNTDLLKEMEEFAFENHVPIIQPEVAKLLEVITKINRTKSILEIGTAIGYSAIILTNAMEDGKLVSIEKRSDMVEIATNNIHKAGLSEKIKIIEGSAEYILPALNEEFDLIFLDAAKGQYMSFFSASINLLKKGGVLVSDNVLYKGMVASNEYVVRRKRTIVKRMRTYLDYIMNHPHLTTSILPIGDGVAISYKD; encoded by the coding sequence TTGAGTAATATAGTTAATTATTTGGTTGAAAGATATATAAGGGATACTTTGCCGAAAAATACTGATTTATTAAAAGAAATGGAAGAATTTGCTTTTGAAAATCATGTACCTATTATTCAACCAGAAGTGGCAAAGCTTTTAGAAGTTATTACAAAAATAAATAGAACAAAATCAATTTTAGAAATTGGAACAGCAATAGGGTATTCTGCAATTATCTTAACAAATGCTATGGAGGATGGTAAATTAGTAAGTATTGAAAAACGTTCTGATATGGTGGAAATTGCAACAAACAATATTCATAAGGCTGGATTAAGTGAAAAAATTAAAATTATAGAAGGAAGTGCCGAATATATTTTGCCGGCTTTAAATGAAGAATTTGATCTTATATTTCTTGATGCTGCAAAAGGTCAATATATGAGTTTTTTTTCTGCAAGTATTAATCTTTTAAAAAAAGGTGGCGTACTTGTTTCAGATAATGTATTATACAAGGGAATGGTAGCTTCAAATGAATATGTAGTAAGAAGAAAAAGGACTATTGTAAAGAGAATGAGGACATATTTAGACTATATAATGAATCATCCACATCTTACAACTTCGATATTACCTATAGGAGATGGAGTAGCTATAAGTTACAAGGATTAG
- a CDS encoding peptidase U32 family protein, whose protein sequence is MKKIELLAPAGDLEKLKMAIIYGADAVYLGGQIFGLRASARNFSFEDMKKGIDFAHEKGKKVYVTLNIIPHNEDLEELPTYLEQLRKLNVDAIILSDPGTLMYVKELMPDIEIHLSTQANTTNFMSAKFWYKQGVKRIVLARELALHEIRKIRENIPKDLELEAFVHGAMCISYSGRCLLSNYMANRDANRGECAHPCRWQYYLMEEKRPGEYIPVFEDEKGTYFFNSKDLCMIEYIPELIESGISSLKIEGRMKSAYYVANIVNVYRKAIDTYYEMGRNYKFDPMWIYEIKKASHREFTTGFYFDKPSYKEQLYASSSYVREYDFLGLVIDYDKNTGIATIEQRNRIFKGDIVEIMGPNMKNFDQTIEYMWNSDGEEISVAPHPQQIIKIKMNKPVEKYYIIRKCRKDDTVE, encoded by the coding sequence ATGAAGAAAATAGAATTATTAGCACCTGCGGGAGACTTAGAAAAATTAAAAATGGCAATTATATATGGAGCAGATGCTGTATATTTAGGAGGGCAGATTTTTGGGTTAAGAGCTAGTGCAAGAAATTTTTCATTTGAAGATATGAAAAAAGGAATTGATTTTGCTCATGAAAAAGGAAAAAAAGTATATGTTACATTAAATATTATTCCTCACAATGAAGATTTAGAAGAACTGCCAACTTATTTAGAACAATTAAGAAAGTTGAATGTAGATGCCATTATCTTGTCTGATCCTGGTACATTGATGTATGTAAAAGAATTGATGCCAGATATTGAAATTCATTTGAGTACACAAGCAAATACTACAAATTTTATGAGTGCAAAATTTTGGTACAAGCAAGGAGTGAAAAGAATTGTCTTAGCTAGAGAATTGGCTTTGCATGAGATAAGAAAAATAAGGGAAAATATTCCTAAAGATCTTGAATTAGAAGCTTTTGTACATGGTGCAATGTGCATATCATATTCAGGAAGATGCTTACTTAGCAATTATATGGCAAATAGAGATGCAAATAGAGGAGAATGTGCACATCCGTGTAGATGGCAATATTATTTGATGGAAGAGAAAAGACCTGGAGAATACATACCAGTTTTTGAAGACGAAAAAGGTACGTATTTCTTTAATTCGAAAGATTTATGCATGATTGAATACATTCCTGAGCTAATTGAATCTGGAATATCAAGTTTAAAAATAGAAGGAAGAATGAAAAGTGCATATTATGTTGCCAACATAGTAAATGTTTATAGAAAAGCTATTGACACTTATTACGAAATGGGAAGGAATTACAAATTTGATCCTATGTGGATATATGAAATAAAAAAAGCCAGCCATAGGGAATTTACTACTGGTTTTTATTTTGATAAGCCTAGTTATAAAGAACAATTATATGCAAGTAGTTCGTATGTTCGAGAATATGATTTCTTAGGTTTAGTAATAGATTATGATAAAAATACAGGTATTGCTACAATCGAACAACGAAATAGAATTTTTAAGGGAGATATAGTCGAAATAATGGGTCCTAACATGAAAAATTTTGATCAGACTATTGAATACATGTGGAATAGTGATGGAGAAGAAATCAGTGTTGCGCCACATCCTCAACAAATTATTAAAATAAAAATGAATAAACCAGTTGAAAAATACTATATTATTAGAAAGTGTAGGAAGGATGATACTGTTGAGTAA
- the udk gene encoding uridine kinase has protein sequence MSKPILIGITGGTGSGKSTVAKAIFDCLPEKNITIIEQDSYYKDQSHLPMEKRVKTNYDHPLAFDIELLLQQLKDLLENKAIQKPIYNFSMHTREKETILVEPKDIIILEGIMILEDERLRDLMDIKIFVDTDADVRIIRRITRDIRERGRTLESVIEQYLNTVRPAHLQFIEPNKRYADIIIPEGGYNKVAIDIMVSKVRSIIYEKQNSNRMLIG, from the coding sequence TTGAGTAAGCCTATTTTAATTGGAATTACAGGAGGAACAGGATCAGGAAAAAGTACAGTTGCAAAGGCTATTTTTGATTGTTTACCAGAAAAAAATATTACAATTATTGAACAAGATTCTTATTATAAAGATCAAAGTCATTTACCAATGGAAAAAAGAGTTAAAACCAATTATGATCACCCTTTAGCTTTTGATATTGAATTGCTGCTGCAACAATTAAAGGATCTTTTAGAAAACAAAGCTATTCAAAAACCGATTTATAATTTTTCAATGCATACAAGAGAGAAAGAAACTATTCTTGTAGAACCTAAAGATATTATAATTTTAGAAGGTATTATGATTTTAGAGGATGAAAGACTTCGAGATTTAATGGATATTAAGATATTTGTAGATACAGATGCAGATGTTAGAATTATCAGAAGAATTACAAGAGATATAAGAGAAAGAGGTAGAACCTTAGAATCAGTAATTGAACAATATTTAAATACAGTTAGACCTGCACATCTTCAATTTATTGAGCCAAATAAAAGATATGCAGATATTATTATTCCAGAGGGTGGTTATAATAAAGTAGCAATAGATATTATGGTTTCAAAAGTAAGATCTATTATATATGAAAAACAAAATAGCAATAGAATGCTGATTGGGTAA
- a CDS encoding peptidoglycan D,D-transpeptidase FtsI family protein — protein sequence MGCRVDRKNKEQQIAVLDIYKKRIFSIAFVFTIMLFGLIGRLIYVQIIKGNDYYIRAKSQWMKEIPIGIERGKIYDRNTVLLTNKHKFKYLIIFPEYFIASENNLKIISNITGIKSDKLKFNYLTSNRSIRLKIVNNNIDLIKKTTMMKGVFSVEYSDRYDKNGLASHVIGYINKIDNTGEKGIEKRYDKILKENQFSKIYAIVDAKKRIIPGLGYKKIDNVLPNSKKNIVTTLDYRIQSIAEMEFDKLKKNGSVVILDVKSGEILAMVSRPNFDQNNVAAYLKSKNKELYNRSIQIGYPPGSIFKIVVAAAALENQITDIDETFYCKGYEKIGKTRIRCSSFDNGGHGELNLEEAFALSCNAAFIQLGQKIGGEKIISMAKKLGLGTLTNIGLLEEIPGRLPTKDYIKGAGIGNISIGQGTLEVTPLQVAKMTSIIANNGIDKGVYLVKKIIDDNGNLVKKIKKNNPTRVLSYKTAKKIQYMMEKVVTIGTAKNARLNEIGSVAGKTGSSQAILQGKATVHAWFTGYFPANNPKYVITIIVEDGGSGSKVAAPLFKKIAREINSLR from the coding sequence TTGGGGTGTAGAGTAGATAGAAAAAACAAAGAACAACAAATTGCAGTATTAGATATATATAAAAAAAGAATCTTTTCAATTGCATTTGTTTTTACAATTATGCTTTTTGGACTTATAGGTAGATTAATATATGTTCAAATAATTAAAGGAAATGATTATTATATAAGGGCTAAAAGTCAATGGATGAAAGAGATACCTATTGGAATTGAAAGAGGAAAAATCTATGATAGAAATACTGTTTTATTAACCAATAAGCATAAATTTAAGTATTTGATTATCTTTCCAGAATATTTTATAGCATCAGAGAATAATCTTAAAATTATTAGCAATATAACAGGTATTAAATCTGATAAATTAAAATTTAATTACTTAACTAGTAACCGATCTATTAGACTCAAGATAGTTAACAATAATATAGATCTGATTAAAAAGACAACAATGATGAAGGGAGTATTTTCTGTTGAATATAGTGATAGATATGATAAGAATGGCTTAGCATCTCATGTTATAGGTTATATTAATAAGATAGATAATACTGGAGAAAAAGGAATAGAGAAAAGATATGATAAAATTCTTAAAGAAAATCAGTTTTCTAAAATATACGCAATTGTAGATGCTAAAAAAAGAATTATACCAGGCTTAGGGTATAAAAAAATTGATAATGTATTACCAAACAGTAAAAAAAATATAGTTACTACATTGGATTACCGTATACAAAGTATTGCAGAAATGGAATTTGACAAACTTAAAAAAAATGGTAGTGTTGTCATATTAGATGTTAAAAGTGGAGAAATATTAGCAATGGTTAGTAGACCTAATTTCGATCAAAATAATGTTGCAGCGTATTTAAAAAGTAAAAATAAAGAACTTTATAATAGGTCGATCCAAATTGGATATCCACCTGGGTCTATTTTTAAGATAGTTGTTGCAGCAGCGGCGCTTGAAAATCAAATTACAGATATAGATGAAACTTTTTATTGTAAAGGATATGAAAAAATAGGAAAGACTAGAATAAGATGCAGTAGTTTTGATAATGGTGGACATGGAGAATTAAATTTAGAAGAAGCATTTGCTTTATCTTGTAATGCTGCTTTTATTCAATTAGGACAGAAGATAGGTGGAGAAAAAATTATATCAATGGCAAAGAAATTAGGACTGGGTACTTTGACAAACATAGGATTATTAGAAGAAATACCTGGTAGGTTACCAACAAAAGATTATATAAAGGGAGCTGGTATTGGTAATATTTCTATTGGGCAAGGAACATTAGAGGTTACACCATTACAAGTGGCAAAGATGACTTCTATTATTGCTAATAATGGTATTGATAAAGGTGTTTATCTAGTAAAAAAAATAATCGATGATAATGGAAATCTTGTTAAAAAGATCAAAAAAAACAATCCAACTAGAGTGTTAAGTTATAAAACTGCAAAAAAGATTCAATACATGATGGAGAAAGTAGTAACAATAGGTACAGCTAAAAATGCAAGATTAAACGAAATTGGTAGTGTTGCAGGAAAAACAGGTTCATCACAAGCAATATTGCAAGGGAAAGCTACTGTACATGCTTGGTTCACAGGTTACTTTCCTGCAAATAATCCTAAATATGTGATTACTATTATTGTTGAAGATGGTGGTTCTGGATCAAAAGTAGCTGCACCTTTATTTAAAAAAATTGCAAGAGAAATTAATTCATTAAGATAA
- a CDS encoding recombinase family protein, whose amino-acid sequence MKRVCMYLRKSRADLDAEARGEGETLAKHKKTLLKLAEEKELCIIKIYEEIVSGESLMHRPKMLELLKEVENKKYDAVLCMDIDRLGRGNMQEQGLILETLKKANTKIITPRKIYNLHDEFDEEYSEFEAFMARKELKIINRRLQSGRIRSVEEGNYISPLPPYGYMIHYKDNFRTLKPHPNQADIVKMIFNFYVNHKIGCNKIANKLNQLNYKTYTNKDWTPSSVLNIIKNPIYTGKITWKKKEIKKSTTPNKIRVSRQRPINEWIIADGKHEPLISMETFQKAQKILKMKYHVPYQLKNNISNPLAGLIYCKKCNASMILRPYKTKDSHIMCYKKCGNKSSKLKYVEQRLIDGLYKWLEHYKAQWNLINKAEQNISETINLHKKRIKHLERELIELEKQKERLHDFLERGLYNFDTYIKRFQNITERIDNTRYVIEKSKFELKKELKRQKRKQVNILKIEKVLDLYSKTNNPEKKNILLKSILYYAVYSKKKNQRNDEFTLILYPKLPH is encoded by the coding sequence ATGAAACGAGTTTGTATGTATTTGCGTAAATCCCGTGCCGATCTTGATGCAGAAGCAAGAGGTGAAGGTGAAACACTTGCAAAACATAAAAAAACCTTGCTTAAGCTTGCAGAAGAGAAAGAATTATGTATTATAAAAATATATGAAGAGATTGTATCAGGAGAAAGTTTAATGCATAGACCAAAGATGCTTGAATTGCTAAAGGAAGTAGAAAACAAAAAATATGATGCTGTATTATGTATGGATATAGATAGACTTGGGAGAGGAAATATGCAAGAACAGGGTTTAATACTTGAAACACTAAAAAAAGCAAATACAAAAATAATTACTCCAAGAAAAATCTATAACTTACATGATGAATTTGATGAAGAATACAGTGAATTTGAAGCGTTTATGGCTAGAAAAGAATTAAAAATTATTAATCGGAGGCTTCAATCAGGTCGAATACGCTCTGTTGAAGAGGGTAATTATATTTCTCCTCTTCCTCCTTATGGTTACATGATACATTACAAAGACAATTTCAGAACACTAAAACCTCATCCAAATCAAGCAGATATAGTAAAAATGATATTTAACTTTTATGTAAATCATAAAATAGGTTGCAATAAAATAGCTAATAAATTAAATCAATTAAATTACAAAACATATACAAATAAAGATTGGACTCCTTCTTCTGTTTTAAACATTATAAAAAATCCTATATATACTGGAAAAATTACCTGGAAAAAAAAAGAGATAAAAAAATCCACAACTCCAAATAAAATAAGAGTTTCTAGACAAAGACCAATAAATGAATGGATCATTGCAGATGGAAAACATGAACCGCTAATTTCTATGGAAACTTTTCAAAAAGCACAAAAGATTCTAAAAATGAAGTATCATGTCCCCTATCAGCTAAAAAATAATATTTCAAATCCATTAGCAGGATTAATATACTGCAAAAAATGCAATGCATCAATGATCCTACGGCCTTACAAAACTAAAGATTCTCATATAATGTGTTATAAAAAATGTGGAAATAAAAGTAGTAAACTTAAATATGTTGAACAAAGGTTAATTGATGGTTTATACAAATGGTTAGAACACTATAAAGCTCAATGGAATTTAATAAATAAGGCTGAGCAAAACATATCTGAGACTATAAATTTGCATAAAAAAAGAATAAAACATTTAGAAAGAGAATTAATTGAATTAGAGAAGCAAAAAGAAAGATTACATGATTTTTTAGAACGTGGATTATATAACTTTGATACGTATATAAAAAGATTCCAAAATATTACTGAAAGAATTGATAATACCAGATATGTTATTGAAAAATCAAAATTTGAACTAAAAAAAGAATTAAAAAGACAAAAAAGAAAGCAAGTTAATATACTAAAAATAGAAAAAGTGCTAGATCTATATTCAAAAACAAATAATCCAGAAAAGAAGAATATATTACTGAAAAGCATCCTTTATTATGCTGTATATAGCAAAAAAAAGAATCAGCGTAATGATGAATTTACATTGATTCTCTATCCAAAGCTTCCTCATTAA
- a CDS encoding cell division protein FtsZ has translation MEEKYAKTYKFGNTTVKIVAPPPKKKEEIEKILVEYHQAGWDIIEELLVNGENVDIVTSSIEESIEF, from the coding sequence ATGGAAGAAAAGTATGCAAAAACATATAAGTTTGGAAATACAACCGTTAAGATAGTAGCACCCCCACCGAAAAAGAAGGAGGAAATTGAAAAAATTCTTGTTGAATATCATCAAGCTGGATGGGATATTATTGAAGAATTGCTAGTGAATGGAGAAAATGTAGATATAGTGACATCTTCTATAGAAGAATCGATAGAGTTTTAG